A genomic region of Coriobacteriaceae bacterium contains the following coding sequences:
- the guaA gene encoding glutamine-hydrolyzing GMP synthase: protein MRYIRHLRGGTVATSATPQQLVIVLDFGAQYGQLIARRVRDLGVYSEIVPCDITADEVRELAPSAIILSGGPASVYAEDAPSVDAAIFELGIPVLGFCYGQQAMAVALGGAVGHTDKGEYGPAKITRAGSDSRLLADTPHEQTVWMSHRDAVTEVPDGFVITSHTDICPVASMEDAERGLYATQFHPEVRHTPHGNQMLANFLFDICGLEKSWTMDSIIEDSVAAIREQVGDSRVILGLSGGVDSSVVAALVSKAIGDQVTCVFVNHGLLRKDEPEQVEEVFTKQFDVDFVHVHAEDRYAQLLAGVTDPEQKRRIIGEQFWKEFFAVAEELAEDDRPVRFLAQGTIYPDIIESGARKTGGKASTIKSHHNLIPFPDGVSFELIEPLDHFFKDEVRALGTALGLPDHIVQRQPFPGPGLAIRIIGDVTPEKLAMLKEADAIVREELDAYNAMIAEESGEPNGEVERGCAGGPVIERAVWQYFAVLPDIRSVGVMGDERTYARPIILRAVESSDAMTADWAKLPYDVLGRISSRIVAEVPGINRVVYDITSKPPSTVEWE from the coding sequence ATGCGATACATTCGACATCTTCGAGGAGGCACCGTGGCGACGTCCGCAACCCCACAGCAATTGGTCATCGTGTTGGATTTTGGAGCGCAGTACGGGCAGCTCATTGCCCGGCGCGTTCGTGACCTGGGGGTTTACTCCGAAATCGTACCCTGCGACATCACGGCCGACGAGGTGCGCGAGCTGGCGCCGTCGGCGATCATCCTGTCGGGCGGTCCGGCAAGCGTGTACGCCGAGGACGCGCCCAGCGTGGACGCGGCCATCTTCGAGCTGGGGATTCCCGTGCTCGGCTTCTGCTACGGGCAGCAGGCCATGGCCGTGGCGCTCGGCGGCGCGGTGGGACACACCGACAAGGGCGAGTACGGCCCGGCCAAGATCACGCGCGCGGGTTCCGATTCGCGGTTGCTCGCGGACACGCCGCACGAGCAGACCGTGTGGATGAGCCACCGCGATGCCGTGACCGAGGTGCCCGACGGCTTCGTCATCACCTCGCATACTGACATCTGCCCGGTTGCGTCCATGGAGGATGCCGAGCGCGGGCTGTACGCGACGCAGTTCCATCCCGAGGTGCGCCACACGCCTCACGGCAACCAGATGCTCGCCAACTTCCTCTTCGACATCTGCGGGCTCGAGAAGAGCTGGACGATGGACTCGATCATCGAGGATTCGGTCGCGGCGATTCGCGAGCAGGTGGGGGACAGCCGCGTGATCCTGGGGCTTTCCGGCGGCGTGGACTCGAGCGTCGTGGCGGCGCTCGTCTCGAAGGCCATCGGTGACCAGGTGACCTGCGTGTTCGTGAACCACGGGCTACTGCGCAAGGACGAGCCCGAGCAGGTCGAGGAGGTCTTCACCAAGCAGTTCGACGTCGACTTCGTGCACGTGCACGCCGAGGACCGTTACGCGCAGCTGCTGGCCGGCGTGACCGACCCGGAGCAGAAGCGTCGCATCATCGGCGAGCAGTTCTGGAAGGAGTTCTTCGCCGTGGCCGAGGAACTGGCCGAGGACGACCGCCCGGTGCGCTTTTTGGCGCAGGGCACGATCTATCCCGACATCATCGAGAGCGGCGCGCGCAAGACTGGCGGCAAGGCCTCGACCATCAAGAGCCACCATAACCTGATTCCGTTCCCGGACGGTGTGAGCTTCGAGCTCATCGAGCCACTCGATCACTTCTTCAAGGACGAGGTGCGCGCGCTGGGTACGGCGCTCGGGCTGCCCGACCACATCGTGCAGCGCCAGCCGTTCCCGGGGCCGGGCTTGGCGATCCGCATCATCGGCGACGTGACGCCCGAGAAGCTCGCAATGCTCAAGGAGGCCGACGCGATCGTGCGCGAGGAGCTCGACGCGTACAACGCGATGATCGCCGAGGAGAGCGGCGAGCCAAATGGCGAGGTCGAGCGCGGATGCGCCGGCGGGCCCGTCATCGAGCGGGCCGTGTGGCAGTACTTCGCGGTGCTGCCCGACATACGCAGCGTCGGCGTGATGGGCGACGAGCGCACCTACGCGCGCCCGATCATCCTGCGCGCGGTGGAGAGTAGCGACGCGATGACGGCGGACTGGGCCAAGCTGCCCTACGACGTGCTCGGGCGGATCAGCAGCCGCATCGTGGCCGAGGTCCCGGGGATCAACCGCGTGGTCTACGACATCACGTCCAAGCCGCCGAGTACCGTGGAGTGGGAATAG
- a CDS encoding glutamate decarboxylase, translated as MTVKDIDLVSTEELAEMDAQTSYTSPIFGSYASDVEMPETKLNKMPIEPRIASEMIREYIGTEGNAHQNLCTFVQTYMEPEAAELMKDTLEKNAIDKDEYPMTADLENRCVKIIQDLWHADQDEQPMGTSTVGSSEACMLGGLAALFRWKALAKKAGIDIYSDHRPNLVITSGYQICWEKFCRYWDIEMRLVPMDAEHLYMTPESCMPFVDDHTICVVALLGITYTGCYDDVKGIDAALTEYNKTAKVPVRIHVDGASGAMVAPFIEPELEWDFRLPNVWSISTSGHKYGLVYPGIGWVMWRSKEALPEDLIFWVSYLGGEEATMAINFSRSASQIIGQYYVFMRNGFEGYKEIQKRTLDVARHLVDEIKKIGIFVMYEEASEVPILCWSLDPKAGKKWTLYDLDDRLRMHGWQIPAYPLPENMQDVTCQRIVARADLSMTMADKFIKDMKAEIKNLDNAKVIGSADTNIAPKKSFDHSGR; from the coding sequence ATGACTGTTAAAGACATCGACCTCGTTTCGACCGAGGAACTGGCAGAGATGGACGCCCAGACCTCATACACGTCCCCGATCTTCGGCAGCTATGCCTCGGACGTCGAGATGCCCGAGACCAAGCTCAACAAGATGCCCATCGAACCGCGTATCGCAAGCGAGATGATTCGCGAGTACATCGGCACCGAGGGTAACGCCCACCAGAACCTCTGCACCTTCGTCCAGACCTACATGGAGCCCGAGGCTGCGGAGCTGATGAAGGACACGCTCGAGAAGAACGCCATTGACAAGGACGAATACCCGATGACGGCCGACCTCGAGAACCGCTGCGTGAAGATCATCCAGGACCTGTGGCACGCCGATCAGGACGAGCAGCCCATGGGCACCTCGACCGTCGGCTCGTCCGAGGCCTGCATGCTGGGTGGCCTGGCCGCTCTGTTCCGCTGGAAGGCCCTGGCCAAGAAGGCTGGCATCGACATCTACAGCGATCATCGCCCCAACCTGGTCATCACCTCCGGCTACCAGATCTGCTGGGAGAAGTTCTGCCGCTACTGGGACATCGAGATGCGTCTGGTCCCCATGGACGCCGAGCACCTGTACATGACCCCGGAGTCGTGCATGCCCTTCGTCGATGACCACACCATCTGCGTCGTCGCCCTGCTCGGCATCACCTACACCGGCTGCTACGATGACGTCAAGGGCATCGACGCCGCTCTGACCGAGTACAACAAGACGGCCAAGGTGCCTGTCCGCATCCACGTCGACGGCGCGTCCGGCGCCATGGTCGCCCCGTTCATCGAGCCCGAGCTCGAGTGGGACTTCCGCCTTCCCAACGTCTGGTCCATCTCGACCTCCGGCCATAAGTACGGCCTGGTCTACCCGGGCATCGGCTGGGTCATGTGGCGTTCGAAGGAGGCCTTGCCCGAGGACCTGATCTTCTGGGTCAGCTACCTCGGCGGCGAGGAGGCCACCATGGCCATCAACTTCAGCCGCTCGGCATCGCAGATCATCGGCCAGTACTACGTCTTCATGCGCAATGGCTTCGAGGGCTACAAGGAGATCCAGAAGCGCACCCTGGACGTGGCACGTCACCTGGTCGACGAGATCAAGAAGATCGGCATCTTCGTCATGTACGAGGAGGCCTCCGAGGTCCCCATCCTGTGCTGGAGCCTTGACCCCAAGGCCGGCAAGAAGTGGACGCTGTACGACCTGGACGACCGTCTGCGCATGCATGGCTGGCAGATTCCGGCTTACCCGCTGCCCGAGAACATGCAGGACGTCACGTGCCAGCGCATCGTGGCTCGCGCGGACCTCTCGATGACCATGGCCGACAAGTTCATCAAGGACATGAAGGCAGAGATTAAGAACCTCGACAACGCGAAGGTGATCGGATCGGCCGATACCAATATCGCCCCCAAGAAGTCGTTCGACCACAGCGGCAGGTAA
- a CDS encoding acyl-CoA dehydratase activase-related protein translates to MTYRIGIDAGSKTLKLVVLDESGAVVYDTYMRHRANIARTLGEAIHDFNWRHGPVDASIAMTGSAAIEVARVLGIPFVQEVVATTHAVRGLEPDADVVIELGGEDAKIIYLDERPEQRMNATCAGGTGGFIDTIAYMLDMRSSQMSQLAFGASRSYPIASRCAVFAQTDVRPLLNAGASKADIAASVFDAVVRQTLSGLACGRPIRGNVVFLGGPLEHMPYLVHAFRRTLGLSAHEGVKPKNAHLFTVTGAALLSDDTRSLGCAPVVMNTSELERRIADMGELKSDLAFLPPLFEDADELAAFRARHAQAEFERQGIYEATGPLFLGIDAGSTTLKLVALNADAQIVYSVYEPIRGDLIETLREALDELYRKIEPPSYLPHAKSSTWIARACATGYGEELLRAAFGVDMGVVETAAHLRSARHLCDDLDFLLDIGGQDMKALWVRHGMVTDAALNEACSSGCGAFIEGTAAALKTTPWQFADDALLARHPIDLGTKCTVFMNSRVKHAQKTGAPIEDIAAGVAYSVVKNALHRIIGDDRIPQPGQRVVVQGGTFRSDAVLRAFELLCGVEAVRPAQAHLMGAIGCALFALDAVGADTTAKSGLISLDELRCLEIRREKVACTGCANACELSIVSFDAERTRCFVSDNKCERGLDEPRRRWGEANEVAPPVPVPPPNVIADEQRLIASFGDIEQRGSRGSRRIGLMDSMALYAYRPFWRTLLVELGFSVMLPRPGCEADRMSEAWETVPSESACYPAKTSHVRYFSLCEGGCDAVFMPRFTRNYHCPVQTGYASALAANVGTARSGAGLAPIVSPELANYRPARFVRDEASMERLFDAMNELAGDEVPAITRGEFDRAFSMAMQRQEEVNAELAERSEGALRWLAEDPSRHGIVLAGRPYHMDEALLHGIDRELARLGFAVLGVAGLAAADPSRAKAHLDGAYPWVPAKRLVGIARFVAGHPQLDAVFLQSFGCGFEAVSVEEAADVLDAAGKPCTTLKVDDISDLAHIRIRLRTLAAAIAMRGTAEADEAAPPVISSEAAEGSGVEKSPPRDLSVARPGGRSGRDDSGAGSSASLLADLAKRPLDANDLECARRSCVKDVCFTANAMAARVIRMLRDDSGITRVELPQVCETCLTDAVPRIVERACGRTPEYVWVPWDTVISSGAAEGMAPSVISSEAAEGGAVEKSHSNPRPRIGIVGNPLIVFEPFMNDCIVEVLDSLGCEPVMPDPALLEGDDVRYLDQLAAFAEQGIHDVIYLLSFGCLKGHVSARGALRELHERFANMRITVIDYDPESSALNRENRIRLAVDAAR, encoded by the coding sequence ATGACGTATCGCATCGGCATCGACGCCGGTTCCAAGACGCTCAAGCTCGTCGTGCTCGATGAGTCGGGCGCCGTCGTCTACGACACCTACATGCGCCATCGCGCCAACATCGCGCGCACGCTGGGCGAGGCAATTCACGACTTCAACTGGCGCCACGGCCCCGTCGACGCGTCGATCGCCATGACCGGATCGGCCGCAATCGAGGTCGCGCGCGTCCTCGGCATTCCCTTCGTACAGGAGGTCGTCGCCACGACCCATGCCGTGCGCGGCCTCGAGCCAGACGCCGATGTCGTCATCGAGCTCGGCGGTGAGGACGCGAAGATCATCTACCTCGACGAGCGCCCCGAGCAGCGCATGAACGCGACGTGCGCGGGTGGAACCGGCGGATTCATCGACACCATCGCCTACATGCTCGACATGCGCAGCAGCCAGATGAGCCAGCTGGCCTTTGGCGCGAGCCGCAGCTATCCGATCGCCTCGCGCTGTGCCGTGTTCGCGCAGACCGACGTGCGCCCGCTGCTCAACGCCGGCGCGAGCAAGGCCGACATCGCCGCGAGCGTTTTCGACGCCGTCGTGCGCCAGACGCTGTCGGGGCTGGCCTGCGGGCGCCCCATCCGCGGCAACGTCGTCTTCCTGGGCGGTCCGCTCGAGCACATGCCGTATCTCGTCCACGCGTTCCGTCGGACGCTCGGGCTTTCGGCGCATGAGGGCGTCAAGCCCAAGAACGCGCACCTGTTCACCGTCACGGGCGCAGCGCTGCTCTCGGATGACACGCGTTCGCTGGGGTGTGCTCCCGTCGTCATGAACACGTCAGAGCTCGAGCGGCGCATCGCCGACATGGGCGAGCTCAAGAGCGACCTCGCATTTCTGCCGCCGCTGTTCGAGGACGCCGACGAACTCGCGGCGTTTCGCGCGCGGCATGCGCAAGCCGAGTTCGAGCGTCAGGGCATTTACGAAGCGACGGGCCCCTTGTTCCTCGGCATCGATGCGGGTTCGACGACCCTCAAGCTCGTCGCGCTCAACGCCGACGCGCAGATCGTCTACAGCGTCTACGAGCCCATTCGCGGTGACCTTATCGAGACGCTGCGCGAGGCGCTCGACGAGCTGTATCGCAAGATCGAGCCGCCTTCGTACCTGCCCCATGCCAAGTCGAGCACGTGGATTGCCCGCGCATGCGCGACCGGTTACGGCGAGGAGCTGCTGCGCGCCGCATTCGGGGTCGACATGGGGGTGGTCGAGACGGCCGCGCACCTTCGCTCGGCGCGGCACCTATGCGATGACCTCGACTTCCTGCTCGACATAGGCGGACAGGACATGAAGGCACTGTGGGTGCGACACGGCATGGTGACCGATGCGGCGCTCAACGAGGCGTGCTCGAGCGGATGCGGCGCGTTCATCGAGGGCACGGCCGCCGCGCTCAAGACGACGCCGTGGCAGTTTGCCGATGATGCCCTGCTCGCGCGCCATCCCATCGACCTGGGCACCAAGTGTACGGTCTTCATGAACTCGCGGGTCAAGCACGCGCAGAAAACCGGTGCGCCGATCGAGGACATCGCCGCCGGCGTCGCGTACTCCGTCGTCAAGAACGCCCTGCATCGCATCATCGGTGACGATCGCATCCCGCAGCCCGGGCAGCGCGTGGTCGTCCAGGGCGGAACCTTCCGCTCGGACGCCGTGCTGCGTGCCTTCGAGCTGCTGTGCGGCGTCGAGGCCGTGCGCCCCGCGCAGGCGCACCTCATGGGAGCGATTGGCTGCGCGCTTTTCGCGCTCGACGCGGTGGGTGCGGATACGACGGCGAAAAGCGGTCTCATCAGCCTCGACGAGCTTCGGTGTCTCGAGATTCGTCGCGAGAAGGTCGCGTGCACGGGTTGCGCGAACGCATGCGAGCTGTCGATTGTGAGCTTCGATGCCGAGAGGACGCGTTGCTTCGTCAGCGACAACAAGTGCGAACGCGGCCTCGACGAGCCGCGGCGCCGATGGGGAGAGGCGAACGAGGTGGCTCCCCCTGTCCCAGTCCCACCTCCCAACGTCATTGCCGACGAGCAGCGCCTGATCGCGTCGTTTGGCGACATTGAGCAGCGGGGGAGTCGCGGTTCGCGGCGCATCGGCCTCATGGACTCGATGGCGCTCTACGCGTACCGACCCTTCTGGCGCACGTTGCTCGTCGAGCTCGGCTTCAGCGTCATGCTGCCCCGACCCGGTTGCGAGGCCGACCGCATGAGCGAGGCGTGGGAGACGGTGCCTTCCGAGAGCGCGTGCTATCCGGCCAAGACGTCGCACGTGCGCTACTTCAGCCTGTGCGAGGGCGGCTGCGATGCCGTCTTCATGCCGCGCTTCACGCGCAACTACCATTGCCCGGTCCAGACCGGATACGCCAGCGCGCTTGCCGCCAACGTCGGGACGGCCCGAAGCGGTGCCGGTCTCGCGCCCATCGTGTCGCCCGAGCTCGCCAACTACCGTCCCGCGCGATTCGTTCGCGACGAGGCCTCGATGGAGCGGCTGTTCGACGCCATGAACGAGCTCGCCGGCGACGAGGTGCCCGCCATCACGCGTGGCGAGTTCGACCGGGCGTTTTCCATGGCGATGCAGCGCCAGGAGGAGGTCAACGCCGAGCTCGCGGAGCGGTCCGAGGGTGCCCTGCGCTGGCTTGCCGAGGATCCGTCGCGTCACGGCATCGTGCTCGCCGGACGTCCGTATCACATGGACGAGGCGCTACTGCACGGCATTGACCGCGAGCTCGCCCGGTTGGGGTTTGCGGTGCTGGGCGTGGCGGGTCTCGCGGCGGCCGACCCATCACGTGCGAAGGCGCACCTCGATGGCGCGTATCCATGGGTGCCTGCCAAGCGGCTCGTCGGGATCGCGCGCTTCGTCGCCGGCCATCCGCAGCTCGACGCCGTGTTTCTGCAGTCGTTTGGCTGCGGGTTCGAGGCGGTGTCGGTCGAGGAGGCAGCTGACGTGCTCGACGCGGCGGGCAAGCCGTGCACGACGCTCAAGGTCGACGACATCAGCGATCTCGCGCATATCCGCATCCGCCTGCGCACGCTTGCCGCGGCCATCGCCATGCGAGGAACCGCCGAAGCGGACGAAGCGGCACCCCCTGTCATTTCGAGCGAAGCTGCCGAAGGCAGCGGAGTCGAGAAATCTCCGCCCCGAGATCTCTCCGTTGCGCGGCCAGGCGGCCGCTCCGGTCGAGATGACAGCGGGGCCGGCTCATCCGCTTCGCTGCTCGCCGATCTCGCCAAACGACCTCTCGATGCCAACGACCTTGAGTGCGCGCGGCGTAGCTGCGTGAAGGACGTGTGCTTCACCGCCAACGCGATGGCGGCGCGCGTCATCCGCATGCTGCGCGACGATTCCGGTATCACGCGCGTCGAGCTTCCGCAGGTCTGCGAGACCTGCCTGACCGATGCCGTGCCCCGTATCGTCGAGCGCGCCTGCGGTCGCACGCCCGAGTACGTCTGGGTGCCATGGGACACTGTCATTTCGAGCGGAGCCGCCGAAGGCATGGCTCCCTCTGTCATTTCGAGCGAAGCCGCCGAAGGCGGCGCAGTCGAGAAATCTCACTCGAATCCTCGCCCCCGCATCGGCATCGTCGGCAACCCGCTCATCGTGTTCGAGCCCTTCATGAACGATTGCATCGTCGAGGTGCTCGATTCGCTCGGATGCGAGCCCGTCATGCCCGACCCCGCGCTTCTCGAGGGCGATGACGTGCGCTACCTCGACCAACTCGCCGCATTCGCCGAGCAGGGCATCCACGACGTCATCTACCTTCTGAGCTTTGGCTGCCTCAAGGGGCACGTGAGCGCCCGCGGGGCCCTGCGTGAGCTGCACGAGCGCTTTGCCAACATGCGCATCACGGTCATTGACTACGATCCCGAGTCCTCGGCGCTCAACCGCGAGAACCGCATCCGCCTCGCCGTCGACGCCGCCCGCTGA
- a CDS encoding amino acid permease, translating into MSEEKTAPAASGKQAAKMLGFGGFFAMTASMVMTVYAYPNFASSGLHLIFFLILGGIFWFLPVALVAAEMATVKGWEDGGIYAWVGNTLGKRWGFAALFYQWFQITVGFVTMAFFVLAAISYIVGWDALYNNPLVMFIGVAIIVWVLTLTQLGGTKLTARIAKIGFFGGVLIPAVVLLIGLVAYLATGGVSQLHFDAGGIVPDFTKVSTLVIFASFILAFAGVEASASHVNELKNPGKIYPMVMIVLCILTIVLDTLGGLAVAMTMTEAQLDANLSTGVVVAFANIFDAHFHCGWLVYVIAFLLAAGVLAEISSWIVGPSRALLETANEGIIPRSFAKTNKHGVSVKTVVVQGVIVTIWDAVLCGSMALAGGSGSSISYLTAVGLTVVIYLVGYVLFFLAYFKLVFKGKDHTRVFQIFGGTAGKCIVAGLGLILTVFALVVSFFPPSQLNASSGTVYVITLLICWVISVAIPFVIYGLRKHWNGGVDHKPPTIASKKTAAATATAADAPAPVGKHSVPSPAAGTQDAAPADTPQKE; encoded by the coding sequence ATGAGTGAAGAAAAGACGGCACCGGCGGCATCCGGCAAGCAAGCGGCAAAGATGCTCGGATTCGGTGGCTTCTTCGCCATGACGGCATCGATGGTCATGACCGTGTATGCGTACCCCAACTTCGCATCATCTGGTCTGCATCTGATCTTCTTCCTCATACTGGGTGGTATCTTCTGGTTCCTCCCGGTCGCACTGGTCGCCGCCGAGATGGCGACTGTCAAAGGATGGGAAGACGGTGGCATCTATGCCTGGGTCGGCAACACCCTCGGCAAGCGCTGGGGTTTCGCGGCCCTGTTCTACCAATGGTTCCAGATCACGGTCGGCTTCGTAACCATGGCGTTTTTCGTCCTGGCCGCGATTTCGTACATCGTGGGATGGGACGCGCTCTACAATAATCCGCTCGTCATGTTCATCGGCGTGGCGATTATCGTATGGGTGCTCACGCTCACGCAGCTCGGCGGCACCAAGCTCACCGCCCGCATAGCCAAGATCGGCTTCTTCGGCGGCGTGCTGATTCCCGCCGTCGTCCTTCTGATCGGCCTGGTCGCGTACCTGGCCACGGGCGGCGTCTCACAGCTGCACTTTGACGCGGGCGGCATCGTCCCCGACTTCACGAAGGTGAGCACGCTGGTCATCTTCGCATCGTTCATCCTCGCCTTCGCGGGCGTCGAGGCTTCCGCCTCGCACGTGAACGAGCTGAAGAACCCCGGCAAGATCTACCCGATGGTCATGATCGTGCTCTGCATCCTCACCATCGTGCTCGACACGCTGGGTGGTCTCGCGGTTGCCATGACCATGACCGAGGCGCAGCTCGACGCCAACCTCTCCACCGGCGTCGTCGTGGCGTTCGCCAACATATTCGACGCGCACTTCCACTGCGGATGGCTCGTGTACGTGATCGCGTTCCTGCTGGCCGCAGGCGTCCTTGCCGAGATCTCTTCCTGGATCGTCGGCCCGTCGCGCGCGCTGCTCGAGACCGCGAACGAGGGCATCATCCCGCGTAGCTTCGCCAAGACCAACAAGCACGGCGTCTCCGTCAAGACCGTCGTGGTCCAGGGCGTCATCGTCACCATCTGGGACGCGGTGCTCTGCGGGTCCATGGCACTGGCGGGTGGCTCGGGCTCGTCGATTTCGTACCTCACGGCAGTCGGCCTGACCGTCGTCATCTACCTCGTGGGCTACGTCCTGTTCTTCCTCGCCTACTTCAAGCTGGTGTTCAAGGGCAAGGACCACACTCGCGTGTTCCAGATCTTCGGCGGCACCGCGGGCAAGTGCATCGTCGCCGGCCTCGGTCTCATACTCACAGTCTTCGCGCTGGTCGTGTCGTTCTTCCCGCCGAGCCAGCTCAATGCGTCGTCCGGCACCGTGTACGTCATCACCCTGCTGATCTGCTGGGTCATCTCGGTGGCGATCCCGTTCGTCATCTACGGCCTGCGCAAGCACTGGAACGGTGGCGTCGACCACAAGCCGCCCACGATTGCGAGCAAGAAGACCGCAGCGGCCACGGCAACGGCCGCAGACGCGCCGGCTCCCGTCGGCAAGCACTCCGTCCCCTCGCCCGCTGCCGGCACGCAAGACGCGGCCCCCGCGGACACGCCCCAGAAGGAGTGA
- a CDS encoding SEC-C metal-binding domain-containing protein yields the protein MKEVSPNEKCPCGRGKKYKKCCKKKGINWFRDDDGSFVSKYEALIPEEHLEAFHRSRDKFCKLFGREPGSDDLISFDAERHSNSYYKALMPPLRESGMSESWIYAMYRTEGLMPCAMNERYLTQYDLDAFSAYMEEYDEIVDEAARLRTGDCGEGLNVSIPALVLMGNEIIDERISNVASSLTSGLNYFLNYQNKDRGDIEAPPYSLAEYVPFMAIRAVKTINSISKLREIAEPASIYALGRSLFESYISMRSINCDEDFFTSKILPSLSFAEYGFEIKDGVINYKKLRIDSLFGSDAPKRNRKDELKIGAECERNGTCADKELRGLFYRYACQFVHIDALTARSFFYEPDLYAEFDESSVATICSLSMATILLEEIANLPITPNQQKSDLLFLVGNLASDLCDCFMVLTLDGEQSDEMYQVFLRRLLEVETNTWGCKEDYLSIDKKDASGMEWSN from the coding sequence ATGAAAGAGGTCAGTCCGAATGAAAAGTGCCCTTGCGGTAGAGGAAAGAAATATAAAAAATGTTGCAAGAAGAAAGGCATTAACTGGTTTAGAGACGATGATGGTTCGTTTGTATCAAAGTATGAAGCTTTGATACCTGAAGAACACCTCGAAGCTTTTCATCGTTCTCGTGACAAATTCTGCAAGCTGTTCGGTAGAGAACCTGGATCAGATGACTTGATTAGCTTTGATGCAGAGCGCCATAGCAATAGCTACTACAAAGCCTTGATGCCACCGCTACGAGAAAGCGGCATGTCAGAGAGTTGGATATATGCAATGTATCGTACAGAGGGTCTCATGCCGTGTGCAATGAACGAAAGATATTTGACCCAGTACGATCTAGACGCATTTTCTGCATATATGGAAGAGTATGATGAAATAGTTGACGAAGCCGCTCGTTTGAGGACCGGAGATTGCGGGGAAGGACTGAATGTAAGTATTCCTGCGCTTGTTCTAATGGGAAACGAAATCATTGACGAGCGGATAAGCAATGTCGCGTCTTCTTTGACAAGCGGACTAAATTATTTTTTGAACTACCAAAATAAAGACAGAGGCGATATCGAGGCGCCACCTTATTCGCTCGCAGAGTATGTGCCTTTTATGGCAATTCGGGCTGTTAAAACGATTAACTCAATCTCGAAGTTGCGTGAGATTGCCGAACCCGCATCGATCTATGCGTTGGGAAGGAGCCTATTCGAAAGCTACATAAGTATGAGATCTATCAACTGTGACGAAGATTTCTTCACAAGCAAGATCCTGCCCTCTCTATCATTTGCTGAATATGGGTTTGAGATAAAAGATGGCGTGATTAATTACAAAAAGCTCAGGATTGACTCGCTATTTGGCTCTGATGCCCCTAAGCGCAATAGGAAGGACGAGCTGAAGATCGGTGCTGAGTGCGAGAGGAATGGAACCTGCGCAGACAAGGAATTAAGAGGTCTTTTCTACAGATATGCATGCCAATTCGTGCATATTGATGCATTGACTGCACGCTCTTTCTTCTATGAGCCGGATTTGTATGCGGAATTTGACGAAAGCTCTGTGGCGACTATCTGTTCTTTGTCGATGGCAACAATTCTTTTAGAGGAAATTGCAAATTTGCCAATTACCCCTAATCAGCAAAAATCCGATCTTCTATTTTTAGTCGGAAACTTAGCAAGTGATCTATGTGATTGCTTTATGGTTCTCACCCTGGACGGAGAGCAGTCTGATGAAATGTATCAGGTATTCCTTCGAAGACTTTTGGAGGTCGAAACTAACACTTGGGGATGCAAGGAGGATTACCTTTCGATAGATAAGAAGGATGCGTCTGGAATGGAGTGGTCGAACTAA
- a CDS encoding DUF2148 domain-containing protein — MLESERDLRDEQALDIARKMLVAARTAPKGKGVDILECAVVTAEHAEELACEMEAIAEERGHKFFLRDADNVRQAQAVVLIGTRPQLMGLDCGHCGYATCAEKPQAIPCAVNCIDVGIAIGSAVSRAADMRVDNRVLFSAGLAAERLGLLGEGVGQVYAIPISIGSKSPFFDRPSTRPQA; from the coding sequence ATGCTTGAATCCGAACGCGACCTGCGCGACGAGCAGGCCCTCGACATCGCCAGAAAGATGCTGGTCGCAGCACGCACGGCCCCCAAGGGCAAGGGCGTCGACATCCTCGAATGCGCCGTCGTCACCGCCGAGCACGCCGAGGAGCTCGCCTGTGAGATGGAGGCCATCGCCGAGGAGCGCGGCCACAAGTTCTTCCTGCGCGACGCGGACAACGTCCGCCAAGCCCAAGCCGTCGTGCTCATCGGCACGCGTCCGCAGCTCATGGGCCTTGACTGCGGACATTGCGGCTACGCCACCTGCGCGGAAAAACCGCAGGCAATCCCCTGCGCGGTCAACTGCATCGACGTGGGCATCGCCATCGGGTCGGCCGTATCGCGCGCCGCCGACATGCGCGTCGACAACCGCGTGCTCTTCTCGGCCGGCCTTGCCGCCGAGCGCCTGGGGCTGCTGGGCGAAGGCGTCGGCCAAGTCTACGCGATTCCCATCTCCATCGGCTCGAAGAGCCCCTTCTTCGACCGCCCGAGCACCCGCCCGCAGGCATAG